The Pseudomonas sp. LFM046 region TGCCCGGCACGGCACAGCATGTGCTGGGAAGCGAAGTAGGCGTGGAACTCCTTCTGCTCCTTGACCATCTGCGTCATGGGGGTGTCGATCAGCCCCGGGCACAGGCCATTGACGCGAATGTTGGCGTAACCGTAGTCGATGGACATGGAGCGGGTGAGCTGGCTGATACCGCCCTTGGCGGTGTTGTAGGCGGCGTTGCCGTCGCAGCCCTGGAGGCCGAAGATCGAGCCGAAGTTGATGATCGAGCCGCTGCGCTGGGCGACCATCTGCGGCAGGGCGTACTTGCTGGTGAGCATGCTGCCGGTGAGGTGAATCTCCAGCACGCGGCGCCATTCCTCGGTGCTGGTTTCGGTGATGCTGCCACGGCTGGCGATGCCGGCGGCGTTGACCAGCGCATCGATGCGGCCGAAGCGCTTCACCACGTCATCCATCACCGCCTGCACCCGGTCCTCGTCACGCACGTCCAGGGTCATGAACAACGGCGCCAGCGGCAGCCCTTCCAGGCTCGCGGCAGCCTCAGGGCGCGGCTCGCCCATATCCAGCCCGACCACCTGTGCGCCTTCCTCGGCGAAACGGCGGACGCAGGCCAGACCGATACCCGATGCGGCGCCGGTAATGACGGCAACCTTGTTCGCAAGACGTGCCATGGATCTTCCTCGCTCTTGTTCTAATGGGAGTGGAGCCTGCGCCGCAGTCTAACCCCGGCGGGTTAGCCTGTTGATCGTCCGTTGAGACTACGCCCAGGCTCATTGTGGGAGCGATATCAATCGCGAAAGCCGCATAGCGGCCGTAGGGTGGATCACGCTTTATCGATCCACCACCGGCGCCCACCGGAAACACCGCCGGTGGAAGTGAAAAGCGACTTCCACCCTACACACTTCGTGTGATGGGTTTCGCAGGCTCGCGGAACGCCGCCCGACCCATCCTACAAAAGCAGTCCCTGCGCCCTCGGGTGCCAAAAAAAATGCCCGGCCAAAGCCGGGCATAAAGGCACAGACATACACGCTCAATACCACCCCGCAGGGCGGCAGGACCCGGCTGTCACCCCGGGAACCTCAGTTTCAGCCGCGCGCTGCCCGGGCGGCCCTGGCACGCCAGGGTCCAGCCTTCGGCCAGTTCGGCGGGGCTGAGAATATCGTTACGGGAAAGGACCACTTCGCCCTCCTCCACCTTGCACATGCAGGCGCCGCAGAAGCCCTCCTCGCAGGAGTAGGGCGCATCGAGGCCTGCGTTGCGCATGCTTTGCAGCAGCGTCTCGCCCGGCTGGGTGGACACTTCGCTGAGCTGGCCATCCAGTTCCACCAGCAGTTGCTCCAGCACGGTACCCGTCGGCGCCGGTGCGTCCTCCACCACCGCATCCGGATCGGGCGGCGACACGAAGCGCTCCACGTGGATGCGATCCATGCTCTCACCGGCCGCCAGCAGGGCCCGCTCCACGGTGTCCATGAACGGCCCCGGTCCGCAGATGTAGAACTCCGCACCGGCGTGGCTACGCACCAGTTGGCGCACTTCGCCGTCCGTGAGGAAGCCCTGCACCGAATCCAGCACATGGATCACTTCCAACTGGTCGACGTGGGCCTTGGCCAGCGCCTTCAACTCATCGCGGAAGATCACCGAGGACTCGTCGCGGTTGGCGTACACCAGCTTGATGCGGCGCTGACTGGTCTTCAGCGCCGACTTGAGGATGGAGAACACCGGGGTGATCCCCGAGCCGCCACCGAACAGCACCAGGTCATGCTCGCCGGCGCGCAGGTGGAAATGCCCGGCCGGCGGCAGGACGTCCAGCAGGTCGCCGGCACGCACCTGGTCGTTGAACCAGTTGGACACCCGGCCGCCGTCCACCCGCTTGATGGTGACCTTCGGCAGGGTGTCGCAGTCCGGCGAACTGGACATGGAATAGCAGCGCGTCAGTCGTTTGCCGCCGACCATCACACGGAAGCTGAGGAACTGCCCCGCCTTGTAGCGGAAGCGCTCTTCCTGCCCCGCCGGAATCCGCAGCACGACGGAACGGCTGTCGTGGGTTTCGGCGATCACCTCGGCCACTTCCAACTGGAAGCCACCGGACTGCTGGTTTTCGATCACGATTGGCTGCGCGCTACCCATGTCCATCTCCGCGTCAAATCAGGCCGCTGATGGTCTGCGCATTGTCGATGCGCAGCTCGCTGCCGTTGATGAAGCGCGACTCGTCCGAGGCGAGGAAGAGCACCAGGTTGGCGATGTCGCGCGGGGAGCACATGCGGTTCTTCGGGTCCTGGTCCAGCACGTCCTGCGGCACGTTCTGGAGGCCCGTCAGCGGCTGGGTCATCGGCGTGTTGATGCCGTCCGGGTGCACGCTGTTGCAACGGATCCGGTAGCCCTGCTGCTTGCAGTGCACCGCGACGGAGCGGGTCAGCGCGGCCACCGCGCCCTTGGAGGCGGAGTAGGCGCAGAAGGCCGGCATGCCACCCAGGGCGGCCACCGACGACATGTTGATGATGGAGCCGCCGCCGCTGTCCTTCATCGCCGCGATGGCGTACTTGCAGCCGAGGAAGTAGCCGTCGCTGTTGACCCGCTGGATCTTCTGCCAGAGCTCCAGGCTGGTGTCCTCGATGCTGGCCAGGGCGAGGATGCCGGCGTTGTTCACCAGCACATCGAGGCGGCCGAAGGTTTCCAGGGTGACCTTGATGACGTTCTGCCA contains the following coding sequences:
- a CDS encoding SDR family oxidoreductase; its protein translation is MARLANKVAVITGAASGIGLACVRRFAEEGAQVVGLDMGEPRPEAAASLEGLPLAPLFMTLDVRDEDRVQAVMDDVVKRFGRIDALVNAAGIASRGSITETSTEEWRRVLEIHLTGSMLTSKYALPQMVAQRSGSIINFGSIFGLQGCDGNAAYNTAKGGISQLTRSMSIDYGYANIRVNGLCPGLIDTPMTQMVKEQKEFHAYFASQHMLCRAGQPVEVANVALFLASDESSFVSGQMIAVDGGFSAGRRFAPPQA
- a CDS encoding ferredoxin--NADP reductase; this translates as MGSAQPIVIENQQSGGFQLEVAEVIAETHDSRSVVLRIPAGQEERFRYKAGQFLSFRVMVGGKRLTRCYSMSSSPDCDTLPKVTIKRVDGGRVSNWFNDQVRAGDLLDVLPPAGHFHLRAGEHDLVLFGGGSGITPVFSILKSALKTSQRRIKLVYANRDESSVIFRDELKALAKAHVDQLEVIHVLDSVQGFLTDGEVRQLVRSHAGAEFYICGPGPFMDTVERALLAAGESMDRIHVERFVSPPDPDAVVEDAPAPTGTVLEQLLVELDGQLSEVSTQPGETLLQSMRNAGLDAPYSCEEGFCGACMCKVEEGEVVLSRNDILSPAELAEGWTLACQGRPGSARLKLRFPG
- a CDS encoding glucose 1-dehydrogenase; translation: MKRVEGKVCIVTGAASGAGRDDALLLASEGAKVVLTDLNDEAGRQVAAEIGANAVFVRQDISSEADWQNVIKVTLETFGRLDVLVNNAGILALASIEDTSLELWQKIQRVNSDGYFLGCKYAIAAMKDSGGGSIINMSSVAALGGMPAFCAYSASKGAVAALTRSVAVHCKQQGYRIRCNSVHPDGINTPMTQPLTGLQNVPQDVLDQDPKNRMCSPRDIANLVLFLASDESRFINGSELRIDNAQTISGLI